One Mesorhizobium loti genomic window carries:
- a CDS encoding pyridoxamine 5'-phosphate oxidase, producing MSDTELTTSDFTEAAEPFRLFAAWLDDATKSEINDANGVALATVDAEGMPDVRMVLLKGFDEGGFVFYTNFESAKGQEILGSMKAAMCFHWKSLRRQVRIRGPVEIVSEAEADAYYATRPRGSRIGAWASKQSRPLESRFALEKAVAEYTARYAIGEIPRPKHWSGFRIVPKTIEFWHDRPFRLHDRVVFSRNAKGGWDKTRLYP from the coding sequence ATGAGTGACACAGAGTTAACAACCAGTGACTTTACCGAAGCGGCCGAGCCGTTTCGCCTCTTCGCCGCATGGCTTGATGACGCCACCAAGAGCGAAATCAATGACGCCAATGGCGTGGCACTGGCGACCGTCGATGCCGAAGGCATGCCGGATGTGCGGATGGTGCTGCTCAAGGGGTTCGATGAAGGCGGCTTTGTTTTCTACACGAATTTCGAAAGCGCGAAGGGCCAGGAGATTCTTGGCAGCATGAAGGCGGCGATGTGTTTCCATTGGAAATCGCTGCGTCGCCAGGTGCGCATCCGCGGTCCGGTGGAGATCGTAAGCGAGGCCGAAGCCGACGCCTATTATGCGACACGGCCGCGCGGCAGCCGTATCGGCGCCTGGGCCTCAAAACAGTCACGGCCGCTGGAAAGCCGCTTCGCGCTGGAGAAAGCAGTCGCCGAATACACGGCGCGCTACGCCATCGGTGAGATTCCGCGGCCGAAGCACTGGTCGGGCTTCCGCATCGTGCCGAAGACGATCGAGTTCTGGCACGACCGTCCGTTCCGGCTGCACGACCGGGTGGTCTTTTCCCGTAACGCCAAAGGCGGCTGGGACAAGACGCGGCTTTATCCCTGA
- a CDS encoding acyl-CoA dehydrogenase: MYRAPIEDIAFTLKHVAGMKSALDAGTFGDLGEDLVDAVLGEAGRFATEEVAPLYKIGDEHGAVLKDAAVTTPPGWKDLYRRWIDGGWNALSGPEDYGGQALPTMLGVAALEMWNSAAMAFGIGPTLTMGAVEALDQHASEALKAKYLAKLVSGEWMGTMNLTEPQAGSDLAALRARAEPAGDGTYRIFGQKIFITYGEHDFTDNIIHLVLARLPDAPAGTRGISLFLVPKFFVNDDGSLGARNDVFCSGLEHKLGIHASPTCTMIYGDGFQGAKPGAIGWLIGEENKGLACMFTMMNNARLCVGMQGVAVAEAATQKAIAYANERRQGKAADYAGAGMAPIVHHPDVQRNLLTMKALTQTARAISYSCAHAIDMARVSDGDEAVHWRDRANLLTPLAKAFSTDVGVEVASFGVQVHGGMGFIEETGAAALYRDARIAPIYEGTNGIQAIDLVMRKLPLGDGEHVHGFIGELATVANAVRISNLQGFGRTADALDAALNDLTLATRFLQRLSADGRVEEVLAGATPYLRLISLAAGGAYLARGGLADQGRIALCRFFAENLLGEARTLKERVIDGAESLAAAGKSLISA, translated from the coding sequence ATGTATCGGGCACCGATCGAGGATATCGCTTTCACCTTGAAGCACGTGGCGGGCATGAAATCGGCCCTCGATGCCGGCACCTTCGGCGATCTCGGCGAGGACCTGGTCGATGCCGTCCTTGGCGAGGCCGGTCGTTTCGCCACCGAGGAGGTGGCGCCACTCTACAAGATCGGTGACGAACACGGTGCGGTGCTGAAAGACGCCGCCGTCACCACGCCGCCCGGCTGGAAGGACCTCTATCGCCGCTGGATCGATGGCGGCTGGAACGCGCTGTCCGGCCCTGAAGACTATGGCGGCCAGGCGCTGCCGACCATGCTGGGCGTCGCGGCGCTCGAAATGTGGAACTCCGCCGCCATGGCCTTCGGCATCGGCCCGACGCTGACCATGGGCGCTGTCGAAGCACTCGACCAGCATGCCTCCGAAGCGCTCAAGGCCAAGTATCTTGCAAAGCTCGTATCGGGCGAATGGATGGGCACGATGAACCTGACCGAGCCCCAGGCGGGCTCGGACCTCGCTGCCTTGCGCGCCCGCGCCGAGCCTGCTGGCGACGGCACCTACCGCATCTTCGGTCAGAAGATCTTCATCACCTATGGCGAGCACGATTTCACCGACAACATCATCCATCTGGTGCTGGCGCGGCTGCCGGACGCACCGGCCGGCACGCGCGGCATCTCGCTGTTCCTGGTGCCGAAGTTTTTCGTCAACGACGATGGTTCGCTCGGCGCCCGCAACGACGTCTTCTGTTCTGGCCTCGAGCACAAGCTTGGCATTCATGCCTCGCCCACTTGCACCATGATCTATGGCGACGGTTTCCAGGGTGCCAAGCCCGGCGCCATTGGCTGGCTGATCGGCGAGGAGAACAAGGGCCTGGCCTGCATGTTCACCATGATGAACAATGCGCGGCTGTGCGTCGGTATGCAGGGTGTCGCGGTCGCGGAAGCCGCCACCCAGAAGGCAATCGCCTACGCCAATGAGCGGCGCCAGGGCAAGGCGGCGGATTACGCCGGGGCCGGCATGGCGCCGATCGTCCATCACCCCGACGTGCAGCGCAATCTCCTCACCATGAAGGCGCTGACGCAGACGGCGCGAGCGATCAGCTATTCCTGTGCCCACGCCATCGACATGGCACGGGTCTCGGACGGTGACGAGGCTGTGCATTGGCGCGACCGCGCCAATCTCTTGACACCGCTGGCCAAGGCATTTTCGACCGATGTCGGTGTCGAAGTGGCCTCGTTCGGCGTGCAGGTGCATGGCGGCATGGGCTTCATCGAGGAGACGGGGGCGGCAGCGCTCTATCGCGATGCCCGCATTGCGCCGATCTACGAGGGCACCAACGGCATCCAGGCGATCGATCTGGTGATGCGCAAGCTGCCGCTCGGCGACGGCGAGCATGTGCACGGCTTCATCGGCGAATTGGCTACGGTCGCCAACGCCGTGCGCATCTCCAATCTGCAGGGTTTCGGCCGCACCGCCGATGCGCTCGATGCTGCACTCAACGATCTGACACTGGCGACCCGTTTCCTGCAGAGATTGTCGGCCGACGGTCGGGTGGAGGAGGTGCTGGCAGGGGCGACGCCGTATCTGCGGTTGATCTCGCTAGCCGCTGGCGGCGCTTATCTGGCGCGGGGCGGTCTTGCCGATCAGGGCCGCATCGCCCTTTGCCGCTTCTTCGCCGAGAATCTGCTGGGCGAGGCACGTACATTGAAGGAACGCGTCATCGACGGCGCGGAGAGCCTCGCTGCCGCCGGCAAGTCGCTGATATCAGCTTGA
- a CDS encoding molecular chaperone DnaJ, whose translation MRDPYEVLGVAKNASAKDIKSAYRKLAKKHHPDQNPNDPKAKDRFAQANQAYEIVGDEKNRAAFDRGEIDADGKPRFQGFEGAAGGDPFGGFRRQQGAGGSRFEFRSGRPGGDPFDGNSDIFSQIFGDAFSGARGAGDRRQPATAADLNVTLDVTIEEAATAEKVTAMFPDGRKVAVKLPAFVEDGQTIRLKGQGEQGPGQPGDALVKIHIRRHPRYRIEGRDLHADLPVSLADAVLGAKVPVETPTGRLAVNVPAWSSSDKVLRLKGRGLPEKAGGHGDLYAHVRIMLPEGGDSALEALLRGQKG comes from the coding sequence ATGCGCGACCCGTATGAGGTCCTGGGCGTTGCAAAGAACGCATCGGCCAAGGACATAAAATCGGCATACCGGAAACTCGCCAAGAAACATCATCCGGACCAGAATCCGAATGATCCCAAGGCGAAGGACCGTTTTGCCCAGGCCAACCAGGCCTATGAGATCGTCGGCGATGAGAAGAACCGTGCGGCTTTCGATCGCGGCGAGATCGACGCCGACGGCAAGCCGCGCTTCCAGGGATTTGAAGGTGCCGCCGGTGGCGACCCCTTCGGTGGGTTTCGCCGCCAGCAAGGTGCCGGTGGTTCGCGATTCGAATTCCGTTCGGGGCGCCCGGGCGGTGATCCGTTCGACGGCAACAGCGATATATTCAGCCAGATTTTCGGCGACGCCTTTTCGGGCGCGCGCGGCGCTGGCGACCGCCGCCAGCCGGCGACGGCGGCCGATCTGAACGTCACGCTCGATGTCACCATCGAGGAAGCCGCGACCGCCGAAAAGGTGACCGCGATGTTCCCGGATGGCCGCAAGGTGGCGGTCAAGCTGCCGGCCTTTGTCGAGGATGGCCAGACCATCCGGCTGAAAGGGCAGGGCGAGCAGGGACCGGGCCAGCCTGGCGACGCGCTGGTCAAGATCCATATCCGCCGTCATCCGCGCTACCGCATCGAGGGCCGCGACCTGCATGCCGATCTGCCGGTGTCGCTGGCGGATGCGGTGCTCGGCGCCAAGGTGCCGGTCGAGACACCGACCGGCAGGCTGGCGGTCAACGTTCCCGCCTGGTCGAGTTCGGACAAGGTGCTCCGTCTGAAAGGCAGGGGCCTGCCGGAAAAGGCCGGCGGCCACGGCGACCTCTATGCCCATGTCCGCATCATGCTTCCGGAAGGCGGCGACAGCGCGCTCGAAGCGTTGCTGCGTGGCCAAAAAGGCTGA
- a CDS encoding autolytic lysozyme: MALISAAKASDFSEPWKSADRALVVDAYEYNSIDWAQLATDKRIVAFINKASDGMPPPYFCLGSDTDVKLCKALWKRHAVTRELFQTRRVVAKALGLKWGAYHLARPGNPVEQANNFLDFADPASDDLMVLDIEGIDPLQWMSLDDAEEFVRQVHRRVGRFPVLYTNGKTAQYIADNRYKYRLLSRLPLWYARYKPDIDVHFPMGNWRSYALWQFSAQANCGRFRCPYRVAGTPNDIDVNVAPTDAATLRQQWPFGGLIDVPSDYLASVPVPLSREAALAGKATLIYADVATPPTFEEMVSVLGSRWSKFRDGFRMPVVKTVPRRPGFGIVQYVAWKRTEQRSPEQLDAAFAAADPVSTGSTEVDRGRP; this comes from the coding sequence ATGGCGCTGATATCCGCGGCAAAGGCTTCGGACTTTTCCGAGCCGTGGAAGAGTGCCGACCGCGCGCTGGTCGTCGACGCCTACGAGTACAATTCCATCGACTGGGCGCAGCTTGCCACCGACAAGCGTATCGTCGCCTTCATCAACAAGGCCTCCGACGGCATGCCGCCGCCCTATTTCTGTTTAGGCAGCGACACCGATGTGAAGCTCTGCAAGGCGCTGTGGAAGCGCCATGCGGTGACGCGCGAACTGTTCCAGACGCGCCGGGTCGTCGCCAAGGCGCTCGGCCTGAAATGGGGCGCCTATCACCTCGCCCGTCCCGGCAATCCGGTCGAGCAGGCCAACAATTTTCTCGACTTCGCCGACCCCGCGTCGGACGATCTCATGGTTCTCGATATCGAGGGCATCGATCCCTTGCAATGGATGTCGCTCGACGACGCCGAGGAGTTCGTGCGCCAGGTGCATCGGCGCGTCGGCCGCTTCCCGGTGCTCTACACCAACGGCAAGACCGCCCAGTACATCGCCGACAACCGCTACAAATACCGGCTCCTGTCGCGGCTGCCGCTTTGGTACGCGCGCTACAAGCCCGACATCGACGTGCATTTTCCGATGGGAAACTGGCGGAGCTACGCACTTTGGCAATTCTCGGCGCAGGCCAATTGCGGCCGTTTCCGTTGCCCCTACAGGGTTGCCGGCACGCCTAACGATATCGACGTCAACGTCGCGCCGACGGATGCCGCCACACTGCGCCAGCAATGGCCCTTTGGCGGGCTGATCGACGTGCCATCCGACTATCTCGCCAGCGTGCCGGTGCCGCTCTCGCGCGAAGCAGCGCTCGCCGGCAAGGCCACACTCATCTATGCCGATGTGGCAACGCCGCCGACCTTCGAGGAAATGGTCTCGGTGCTCGGCTCGCGCTGGTCGAAATTCCGCGACGGGTTCCGCATGCCGGTCGTGAAGACGGTGCCGCGCCGGCCAGGCTTCGGCATCGTCCAATACGTCGCCTGGAAGCGGACCGAGCAACGCTCACCCGAGCAGCTGGACGCCGCCTTTGCCGCGGCCGACCCCGTCAGCACCGGCTCGACCGAAGTCGATCGCGGTCGGCCGTAA
- a CDS encoding phosphoglycerate mutase: protein MYPLVFIVRHGQTAWNAEARLQGQADTDLNGLGREQATGNGLRLAELVGDVRDFDFVASPMRRTRETMERIRAAMKLDPLAYRTDPRLIEVNFGDWQSFTFAELETQSPGAKRSRARDKWNFQPPGDGAESYQMLLERVKPYFDGIDRRTICVTHGGVMRTLFRFVLDMAEDEAANLEIPQDHVLKLEGKSLEWL from the coding sequence ATGTACCCGCTGGTTTTTATCGTGCGCCACGGCCAGACCGCGTGGAACGCCGAGGCCCGGCTTCAGGGTCAGGCCGACACCGACCTCAATGGTCTTGGCCGCGAGCAGGCGACCGGAAACGGGCTTCGGCTGGCCGAGCTTGTCGGTGATGTCAGGGATTTCGATTTCGTCGCCAGCCCGATGCGGCGGACGCGCGAAACGATGGAACGCATCCGTGCCGCGATGAAGCTCGATCCGCTCGCCTATCGAACCGATCCCAGACTGATTGAAGTCAATTTCGGTGACTGGCAGAGCTTCACCTTTGCCGAGTTGGAGACGCAGTCTCCCGGAGCAAAGCGGTCGCGCGCACGGGACAAATGGAACTTCCAGCCGCCCGGCGACGGTGCGGAGAGCTACCAGATGCTGCTCGAACGGGTGAAACCCTACTTCGACGGGATCGACCGCAGGACGATCTGTGTGACGCATGGCGGCGTCATGCGCACCCTGTTTCGCTTCGTGCTCGATATGGCAGAGGACGAGGCCGCGAACCTGGAAATACCGCAGGATCACGTGCTCAAACTCGAAGGCAAGAGCCTGGAGTGGCTGTAG
- a CDS encoding enoyl-ACP reductase yields MAGGQGLMAGKRGLILGVANNRSIAYGIAKACVDHGAEIALTYQGEAFKKRVEPLAAELGAYVAGHCDVTDPASLDEVFANVAKHWGGKLDFLVHAIAFSDKDELTGRYVETTRDNFLRTMDISVFSFTTIAKRAEALMTDGGSLLTLTYYGAEKVMPHYNVMGVAKAALEASVRYLAVDLGAKKIRVNAISAGPIKTLAASGIGDFRYILKWNEYNSPLKQTVTQEEVGDSGVYFLSDLSRGVTGEVHHVDSGYHVVGMKAVDAPDISTVKD; encoded by the coding sequence ATGGCGGGTGGACAGGGCTTGATGGCCGGCAAGCGCGGCCTGATTCTTGGCGTCGCGAACAACAGATCGATTGCCTACGGCATCGCCAAGGCATGCGTCGATCATGGCGCCGAAATCGCGCTGACCTATCAGGGCGAGGCGTTCAAGAAGCGTGTCGAGCCGCTGGCGGCGGAACTGGGCGCCTATGTCGCCGGCCATTGCGACGTCACCGATCCGGCGAGCCTCGACGAGGTTTTCGCCAATGTCGCCAAGCATTGGGGCGGCAAGCTCGACTTCCTCGTCCATGCCATCGCTTTCTCCGACAAGGACGAGCTGACTGGCCGCTATGTCGAGACGACGCGCGACAATTTCCTGCGCACCATGGACATTTCGGTGTTTTCCTTCACCACCATCGCCAAGCGCGCCGAGGCACTGATGACCGATGGCGGTTCGCTGCTGACGCTGACTTATTACGGCGCCGAGAAGGTGATGCCGCACTACAACGTCATGGGCGTCGCCAAGGCCGCGCTCGAGGCCAGCGTGCGTTACCTCGCTGTCGATCTCGGCGCCAAGAAGATCCGCGTCAACGCGATCTCCGCCGGCCCGATCAAGACGCTGGCCGCCTCCGGCATCGGCGACTTCCGCTACATCCTGAAGTGGAACGAATACAATTCGCCGCTGAAACAGACGGTCACGCAGGAAGAGGTCGGCGATTCCGGCGTCTATTTCCTGTCCGACCTGTCGCGTGGCGTTACCGGCGAAGTGCATCATGTCGATTCCGGCTATCACGTGGTCGGCATGAAGGCGGTCGACGCGCCCGACATTTCGACGGTCAAGGATTAA
- a CDS encoding enoyl-CoA hydratase: MTDHILVERQGAIQIIRMNRPEKKNALTRAMYAKMSQTLAQGDADPAVRVHVFLGVPGAFSSGNDLADFMVVATGGDGGTEVWDFLMALARVEKPIVSGVDGIAVGIGTTINLHCDLTFATPRTVFRTPFVDLGLVPEAGSSLLAPRMLGQQGAFALLGLGEGFSAERAKAVGLIYEVVEEDALEASVLAAAGQIAAKPPQALKIARDLMRGSRDDLIARIGEESEHFRERLKSDEARAALTAFMTRKKS; the protein is encoded by the coding sequence GTGACAGACCATATCCTCGTCGAGCGCCAGGGCGCCATCCAGATCATCCGCATGAACCGCCCGGAAAAGAAGAACGCACTGACGCGCGCCATGTACGCGAAAATGTCCCAAACCTTGGCCCAGGGTGACGCCGATCCGGCGGTCCGCGTCCATGTTTTCCTCGGCGTGCCCGGCGCCTTCTCCTCCGGCAACGATCTTGCCGATTTCATGGTCGTCGCCACCGGTGGCGATGGCGGCACGGAGGTCTGGGATTTCCTGATGGCGCTGGCCAGGGTCGAAAAACCCATCGTCTCCGGCGTAGACGGCATCGCGGTTGGCATCGGCACCACGATCAATTTGCATTGCGACCTGACCTTCGCCACGCCGCGCACCGTGTTCAGGACGCCTTTCGTAGATCTCGGCCTTGTGCCCGAGGCGGGATCGAGCCTGCTGGCGCCGCGCATGCTGGGGCAGCAGGGCGCGTTCGCGCTGCTCGGCCTCGGCGAAGGCTTTTCCGCCGAGCGCGCCAAGGCCGTTGGCCTGATCTACGAAGTGGTCGAGGAAGACGCGCTGGAAGCCTCGGTCCTGGCGGCCGCCGGCCAGATCGCCGCCAAGCCGCCGCAGGCGCTGAAGATCGCGCGAGATCTCATGCGTGGCTCGCGCGACGACCTCATCGCCCGCATCGGCGAGGAGAGCGAACATTTCCGCGAGCGGCTGAAGTCGGACGAGGCGCGCGCGGCGCTCACCGCATTCATGACCAGAAAGAAGAGCTGA
- a CDS encoding carbonic anhydrase → MCIDCKGEGVGRRDFLKVGAGLVAIGFGAASWSARAAEGVATTLLPDEALAALKSGNERYVSHPELCSIDLAAQRSAVAAHQAPWATVISCADSRVPPELIFGGHGVGELFVARNAGNLVDTATLGTVEYGAAVLGSPLIVVLAHTSCGAVKAACDVVAKNATYPGAIGPMIEPILPAAIAVRSEAGDFVDNTAKESARRTARRLAVSSKLLASLIGTGKLKIVAAIYDLGTGVVTYID, encoded by the coding sequence ATGTGCATCGACTGCAAGGGCGAAGGGGTCGGCCGCAGGGATTTCCTCAAGGTCGGTGCGGGGCTCGTCGCGATCGGTTTTGGCGCAGCTTCCTGGTCGGCGCGCGCGGCCGAAGGTGTTGCGACGACGCTGCTCCCCGATGAAGCGCTCGCCGCATTGAAGTCCGGCAACGAACGTTATGTCAGCCACCCTGAACTCTGCTCGATTGACCTTGCCGCGCAGCGGAGCGCTGTCGCCGCACACCAGGCGCCCTGGGCTACGGTCATCAGTTGCGCCGACAGTCGCGTTCCGCCGGAATTGATCTTCGGTGGCCACGGCGTTGGAGAACTATTCGTCGCCCGGAATGCTGGCAACCTCGTCGACACCGCGACGCTCGGCACGGTCGAATACGGTGCGGCGGTGCTCGGCTCGCCGTTGATCGTCGTCCTGGCGCACACAAGTTGCGGTGCCGTCAAGGCGGCTTGCGACGTGGTCGCCAAGAACGCCACCTATCCGGGCGCGATCGGCCCGATGATCGAACCGATCCTGCCCGCGGCGATCGCGGTGCGGAGCGAGGCGGGCGATTTCGTCGACAACACCGCCAAGGAGAGCGCGCGGAGGACCGCGAGGCGCCTGGCCGTTTCAAGCAAGCTCCTGGCCAGCCTCATCGGGACCGGCAAGCTGAAGATCGTCGCGGCGATCTATGACCTTGGCACGGGTGTGGTGACCTACATCGACTGA